A genomic segment from Capra hircus breed San Clemente chromosome 15, ASM170441v1, whole genome shotgun sequence encodes:
- the LOC102186384 gene encoding olfactory receptor 478-like translates to MDSLRQRNDTAMTGFILLGLTNDPVLQIILFTIILCIYLVTICGNLSTIILIRISSQLHHPMYFFLSHLAIADVGYSSSVTPNMLVNFLVETNTISYPGCAIQLGSAVFFGSTECILLAAMAYDRFTAICSPLLYSTKMSTQVCVQLLTVAYIGGFFDASSFTICFYFLLFCGPNQVNHFFCDFAPLVELSCSDISIPAVVPSFTAGSIIVVTAVVITVSYVYILITILRMHSTEGRHKAFSTCTSHLTAVTLFYGTITFIYVMPKSSYSSDQNKVVSVFYMVVIPMLNPLIYSLRNNEIKGALKRKLARKIFS, encoded by the coding sequence ATGGATTCCCTGCGGCAGAGGAATGATACTGCAATGACAGGGTTCATCTTACTGGGCTTAACAAATGACCCAGTCCTTCAAATCATCCTCTTCACGATCATCCTCTGTATCTACCTGGTGACCATATGTGGGAATCTCAGCACAATCATTCTTATCAGAATCTCATCTCAGCTCCATCATCCTATGTATTTTTTCTTGAGCCACTTGGCCATTGCTGATGTGGGCTATTCATCTTCTGTTACACCCAATATGCTTGTAAACTTCCTGGTGGAGACAAATACCATCTCCTACCCTGGCTGTGCCATCCAGCTTGGTTCCGCTGTTTTCTTTGGGTCAACTGAGTGCATCCTTCTGGCTGCCATGGCATATGATCGCTTCACAGCAATCTGCAGCCCACTGCTTTATTCCACCAAAATGTCCACACAAGTCTGTGTCCAGTTACTCACAGTGGCTTACATAGGTGGTTTTTTCGATGCTTCCTCCTTTACtatttgcttctattttttacttttctgtggACCAAATCAAGTCAATCATTTTTTCTGCGATTTTGCTCCTTTGGTTGAGCTCTCCTGTTCTGACATCAGTATCCCTGCAGTTGTCCCCTCATTTACGGCTGGCTCCATTATTGTGGTCACAGCAGTTGTTATAACTGTATCCTACGTCTACATCCTCATCACCATCCTGAGGATGCACTCCACCGAGGGGCGCCAcaaggccttctccacctgcacGTCCCACCTCACAGCAGTCACTCTGTTCTATGGGACCATCACATTCATTTACGTGATGCCCAAGTCCAGCTACTCATCTGACCAGAACAAGGTGGTGTCTGTGTTCTACATGGTGGTGATCCCCATGTTGAACCCCCTCATCTACAGCCTCAGGAACAATGAGATTAAGGGGGCTCTGAAGAGAAAGCTtgctagaaaaatattttcttag